In Schizosaccharomyces osmophilus chromosome 1, complete sequence, the genomic window CTTCTACCTCTCTACTTATTATATCCGTCAGTTTTATTAGATTAAATTAGCAATAAAATACAACTTCCTTTGTCTGTTTCCAATTTGTCAACGGACATTTCCatcatttcctttattcatttcattcaCTATTCTTTGGATCGTCTCCCGAGCGGCGATCCGTAGTAGTTTGCTCTGCTCGCCTACCATAAATGATTCGGCTTTTTCTTCGATAGGATgagctttttcttggatgACCTTTCTTCTATAGCATACCCATCCTTCTGATCACTCTAACAAATCACACAACACTTATTCCGCAGTCCCTTTTTCTTATGGGTCGACGAGGAACTCTTCATACGATTCAATTTTCCTTCCTTGGATTTGTTTCCAACAAGCATCGGTTCTTCATGCTCTTCAATATAATTTCGAAATCTAATCATTTCATTCCATGTTAAAatccctttttcttttctcctttCCATCTCACTTACTCATTGCGGGCTCTTTCCACAGAAACGTTCTGCTGCAAATTCTCTTCCATTGGACAactcgtttttctttttcactcCAATTCAGTTCAATTTGAATAAATTGATTTCAATTATTTACAATTCCACTCTCTTACTCTTAAAAGTCGTCGTCGTCGCCTTCCATCTCAAACACCGTCATCTCCTTGTATACGACCTTCttgctttgatttttatcCAATCCGTTGGAGTGCGGtggtaaataaacaaatcgataaaaacaaatccttttctttgaaatgtCCTTAAGCTATAGATCTGATGCAGATTTTTATCAACTAtaatcatgaaaaaaaaatacaacggtattgttttttatttgaaacaTTCCAGCAGCAGCCATTGTAGTCGAcaaatttgcttttcgatTTCCTTTATACAACACTCTAcaacaattcttttcgcttttttttttctttttacaatttacaaaacaaaaacagtaaaaaggtagaaaaaaagtaattaaAACTCTCCACGTccatttcctttccaaGCTCAACCTCCCATGCTCACCAGTTCGTCATGACCGACTTGAATTCCTACAAACATCGTCTCTGGACTGTTAGAATTTGtcggttttttttttatttctttttgagttaAAAGTTTCCAAGAAACGgttcttgtttttattttttattttacatTCGTCACTGGATACAACGACTATGGATACGGcggatttggaaaagtacTTGAATCAATATGGAGGTATGTTTCTCAAATGCAACAAAAATGCAATTTTTTTGCCTTTTACCAACCATCGTTTCATAATTTAGTTTGGCCAGGGATTTTCAGGGCTCTCTTCATAGCTCGCTCTCATGAAGCTTTCAGGTCCTTCTGCTCTCAATATGCAATCAACAAATTGAAAGCAAATACTTACAATTTGGAATTGTACAAATCTGCCTTTTCAGAGTTCACAAATGATGTCGGCGAAGAACAATATGATTTGTCTTGGATTGACAGTGTCACATACCatcgaaaacaaaatctaGACCATCTCACAAAAGAACTGAAATCTTACAAAAATAATCTCATTAGAGAGTCCATTCGGGTATGTGCTTTCTGCTTCCAAATCCCCTTTTTCAATCTCtaactttttctgtttcatcTAGTCAGCACAACTCGACCTGGCCTCTTTTTTTACCGACTTGGGCCAATTTGAAAGCGCCCTTCGGGCCTATGCGAAGGTCCGAGAATATTGCACCAACGCTGGTCAAATCGCCCATTTATCGCTCGACTTAATGAGAGTCTCCATCTGGATGGAAAACTATTCTCACGTTCTCGCTTTTGGTTCTCGTGCCAAGTCGACTCTTTCTGCTGCCATGGAGATCAAAAGTACCGTGTATGCTTATTGCGGTTTGGCACACATGTGCCTGGGCGACTACAAATCTGCCCTAGACCACTTTCTACATGTTGCACCAGATTTTTCCGATATTCTCTTGACCAAAACAGACGTATCCACATATACTTCTATATGTGCTTTAGTATGTTGGGACCATAAAGAACTGCTACAACAGTTAAACGAAGATGAAATATTTAATGCTTTATCCGATCTTAATCCCACTTTACGAAAATGTATGCATTTTATGAGCCAGCGAAAGTACAGCTCTTTGTTTAACACTCTTCAAGCCAGCTTTCCGGAATATGCATTGGACATGTACCTGGCTCCTCATCTACTCACCTTTCTGTCTTTAATCCGCGAGCGTTCGTTGATTGattatttgtttccatACAGTGCTATTCctatgaaaaagattgcCTCTGACTTTCAAGTTGACTTGCCCTTCATTGAAGATTTTCTATTGCAAATGGTAGAAACACAAAAGATAGACGCGAAATTGGATTGTCTGAATAAGGTAAGTATTCTTTCTATGCCATAATGTATGTGCGCTAAcaactttttctcttcagTGTGTTTATATGGAATCTTCGTTAGAAGGCGAGCgctttcaagaaattcaagACATCGTTGAAAACACCCACATTTATAGCAAAGCGATCCATTTACAGACTACAAATACTTTTAACAAAAGCATGGATGATGAATCTTCTACGCATACTTAATATCGTCCTGTTAATTAAAACtatattgttttcattcatgCATAACGCCAATACGCCATGAAAAATCATGTTTCCATAATAAATTTCAAGACATTTTTACAATTAAATTGATTCTACGCTGATGCCGGAGCGCTCTTCGTGTTTTGATCAGTAGCTTTTTGTTGCATGACGGATTGAACAGCTATACATTAAAGATTTTGTTAATAATTCGTTCCATCATATTCACTTTCGCTAGAAcatagaaaaggaattgaatcTTACCTCGTATTTGGGAAGACTTGGCTTCAACAGCACCGCTGATGCTCTCAACACTGTTTTGTAGATATTCACACTTTCTTTGATAATACTCAATTGCATCAGGAGCACTCTGAAAACAAACGTTAGTCACAAATTCaacttgattttctttattttttaccTTCTCAACAAAGTATCCTGTTCCAATGTCTATCAATACTTTTCCATTGCCCAGTTTTAGCTTGCCGGGTACATAGAGACTAGTTGTAAGGGGAACAAGCATATCTCGCTCTGGTTTTTAAGCTTGTTAGTAACAAGgccataaacaaaacttcTATCCTTTACCTTCATTTTCCGCCTTtactgtttcttttatgcTATTAAGACAACCAAGAAATTTTACATGTGCACGTCCTAACTGAGCATATGAACTCGATAGGTATTCCAGCTCAGTATTAAGTTGCTTAATAACTTCTGTTAATTGCTCTAAACTAAGAGTCCCTAAATTGACCGACTTCGATCCTTCTGCCATATTGATTCTTCTGTGTTGCTAAAATTCCAAATGCTTTCTTAAACCAACTTTGCGTTCCAACACGTTAAACAATATAATCTGACTTGcgtttatttttatgtttataataaaaaataaaaataaaataaaaacaaaggataAAAGTAGTGCATTAAAGatcatttattaaataactATTAAAACAGGTATTAGCATGTAAAGATCTTGATCAGAATTAAAGGGATACGTATACATGCCAAGGGCTTCTATATTTTGTCAAAAGAGCTCGTGAAATAACCAAAACTAGATATCATGCTACGCTTCTGTTTTCTTGTAAGGATCAAACTGTAGTAGATCTTTATCGTCTTCAACAGGTTCTCCAACGTCTTCATCGATATCTGATGTATGGcttttaactttttcaaaattcgaAGTATCATCGCTTGTCatatataatttttgtCCCGTGCTCGTAGCATTATCTGAAGAAGGAATAGCTGCAGCGTGCTTGTGACCACGGAAAGTTTCACTCCACCTGTTAGTGTCAAGAACGAGCGAATCCAACAAACCGCGAAGACCGCCAACGGTGCTTGTCTTTTCTTCGACAGGTGGCAGTACAACAGAATCCGCCAACCCACCAGAAAAGAGTTGCTCTAGGAGCACGTTTGAAAGAATGACCATGCGAAAAGTCGGTAGACTCACCCGGATATCACTATTTGCGCTTACATTTCTTTCTGAAGCCAAACCACCACTTGGTAAACTCTCGTCCACATCAACCAACTTCTCCTCTTCCTGATGTTCAGGACCAGCTTCATCGGCAAAATGAAAGCACCTTTGAATAAACTCGCTGACAGCTGACAAGCACTCATCGCCCATGTATCTTGTAATCCATAAAATAGCCTCAGAGACCTTCAAGACGTCAGATTTATCCATAAATCCATCAGAGTCAGAGTCGTACAGTTCAAAGATAAATGAGATATTACGCATAACATCTCGCACTTTTAATTCTGCAATTCCAGAGACCAAGTCTTGTAGAGAGAGAGAACCTACCCTGCTTCTATCAAATCGTAGAAATAAATGTcttaaaaaagatgaagatcCGTTAATTGCTGTCGCGTCAAGATTTTTGGACCAATCCGTTACACCTCCCATAAAAACACaaaattcatcaaactCCAGTTTTGTATCAACAGAAGTGCCTAACTCAAACTCATGCTTGGTAGAAAGAATTTCATGGTATCGATCATATATATTACTCAAGTCGTCACGTGTCAGCGAGCCGTAATTTTGGATACTTCGTATTTGTGTCCGCTTGGCAAATGACTCAATTGAATTGATTACTTTATTGAAATGTCGTTTCCTTTCTGACTCTATCATGGGATGCGTAATATTTCCAAACTTCTTGAACGCTGTTACAAGCAACAGTTGAAATTTGGTAATGGCCGCAACTCTTTTATCAGTAGCATCTTTGTAAACGCGATCACTCAAAGACGagaaatactttttcagAAGAGATATAAGCATGGTTTCCTCAGTGGCCTTTAAGATTTCAGACTCGTTATCATACAGTACAGCCATCCCAATCTGAAAAAGGACCCTTGGGCcttctaaaaagaaaaagtccATCAGTCGGAATGCATAAGGTAATGGCATtgtacaaaagaaaagagaaagaaaccaTGGTAAGGATATAATACTGAGTTGGATATCcttgtttacaaaatgaGCGTGGAGGTTGGGCATAAGTCGCTGTACTAAAGTTTCGTATACCTGTTGATCAATTAATGTTCCGTACATAGTCTTGGAATAATAGCCGGGTATGTAATCCTCGCAAATCTTATGCATTAAATAAAACGCTTGGGCTTCATTGCAATGAATTAACAATGCAGCAGCCACAATATTCATTGCTTGACAGTAGCCAACATCCTGatttttccaagaaaagGCAACCAAAACATTTCGCAAAGCATCAAttccttcatcattttgGTAAGCAGGGTACTCTGGTAAACTTCTGCCCAggtctttttcaatttcttctaatgaaaaagaggtTTGCCCAGAATGGGCGTGTAAAATATGTTCGTattcgttttcattttggaGCCTCAGATATAAAGACCCAGAAGTTAACTCCCATATTTCACCCCTTAACTTATTTGGTAACTCTATACGAACGAGCTTAGAAAATAGAGAGACACGTATCAAAGAAAGGCTTGTTCCATATAATAAGAAATATTCTTTCCACATTCGAAGTTTGGCTCTTTCACGAGAAGCCCGTGGATCTGTGGGATACCCATATTTGCAACCAAAACCATAAGACTGATTACCCTCTGCAACATTAGGACTTATCAATTGTtctgaaaagaattgtttgGTAAATTCGGATGCCTTATGCATGTTTACCTTGTGTGAAATAAGCTCTTCCTTCAGGAGTCCGCAAAAACGCAAAGCAGTGCTTTCAGAAACTTGAAGAGAAATTCGAAATTCATAACCATTGCTCGTGGAAACTGAAAGCAGCTGTTCAAAGTCATCACTCTTTACTTTGCTAACCTTTCGAATAATTGTATATGGCATACAAAACTGAGTACCTTCTTCATCACCACGGAAAGCAATATAGTcagtaaataaatataggATACCTAATAAAGAGCTCGTTTCCTCCGCGTTGTTATAATGGATGAACTGAATTTCGCACGGTAAACTGTTGATAGAAAATTGCGAATCCGGAAGTCGAAATCTCCATCTCAGCTTAGCTAAATCCTTTGATGAATCAGGAAGTTGTAGCTTCGTTTTGATTATGCTGGCAATTGAAGACATAACAAACTTGTATACGGACACCCAACGGAAGCAAGGCTATTAGAGATTCAGTAATTCAGACAGCGATTGTTCAAACAGATAAACAGGTatatgaataaataataaatactTTCCTAGTTAACAGCTAAGAAACAGAAGCTTTTTACCAATCTTGCCAGAGGTGACTTTACTTATGAAAGAGCAATTTTGCGCGGTAGTAAAATATGAATTGTTGATTGTAATATGTATAGGacataaaaaagcaattgctAGCGGATTTAAGGACTTATGGAAACCACATTACACTTTTTAGGCGTTATGTTGTGTTCTTTGTAACAGACAGCTGCAAGGAAGTAAACGAATAAGGCAATGACACGGTAAGCCTCTTATAccataataaaaaatactcACCAGAAAAGCCTGTTTACTGTTACTGTTACTGTCGTTCACTTAAagtgtcttttttttggtaataaTAACTGTATACATGTAGATGATGTTGCTGCTATTGTTTTACTTTCCAGCTTACTAAAATGGGGAGACAcgtttaaataaaaatgctAACAGCTCCATTTGTTTAATAAGTTCAAAATCTTTCCAAAGAAACGCCCAAACCCGAGTTTTCAAGGATAGATCCAGTGTAAACTGTCCATTAatgatttcaatttttgtcAAAGATATCGTAACAtccatttcaaaaagcaagagaatggataaattattttcttttttattaactCGTAAGTTGGTAAATATTGATAAATGAATTGACGCATGGAGAAATCCATGATAGAACATTCCACACGTCGAGATTAGTGAGATATCTTTCATATTCCTCCTATCCTTGGGAAAACCAGCTTTCCAAGtaaggaaacaaaagaaaaaagaaaaattaaattataaGACAGAGCAACGTACCCAAAACTCAAATTGGTAGTAACGATTAAAAGTTCTCTACTTCGACGGACATGTAAAAGATATGAGATTAAGGGAATCGGGATAAGTGGAAAACATATACAGAAGATAAAGACAACGGTATACCGGTTTTGAACCAGGGAGACAAAGAAATGACACAAAATCGAGAAACGGAACTAACCTCTATAGTACATTGAAGTAAGACTCTGACTCACGTAGAAaaattgttctttttttaattgtCTTCACCCTTGACAATACCAACCTTGGCGGGACGGACAACACGACCATTTAATGTGTAACCCTTGCTCTCACAATGGAAGATTGTGTTTGCATCCTTTCCTTCTATGGGAATTTGGAAGACAGCTTCATGGATGTTAGGATCAAACTGCTCGCCGATACCATCGTAACGAACCACACCATGTTTTTGTAGCATCTTGATCATGTTTGACTCGGTCATGACTAAACCATCGTACAAATCAACCAAGTCTTTATTGGAATCGCGATCCTTACGCTTCTCTGCGGGCACAATAGACAAAGCACGCTCTAAATTGTCGACAGAATCTAAAAGGTCTTTGAGTAGCTTTTGAATGGCAAATGCACGAGTTTGCTCCATGTCACGTTTCACACGGTTTTCCATGTTTCGAGCGTCTGCCAACTTGTGACGGACATTGTCCTTCAATTCAGCAATTTCTTTACTCTTTGCTTCATATTTTTCCTGGATTTCTTTAAGTTGTGCATTTTCTTCAGGCTTAGGCGCCGTTTCAGCTGCCTTTTCACCAGTTTCATCTTTCTTAGCTTCCgaagaaaaccaaaatgcTCTAGGATGATTTAAAGAAGCTCGTACGGGAAATGCAGCACGCATTACCGTAGGACGACATAATCTTCTCATACCATACATTAtaaacctttttttaattttactCGTATTTGGTAAAATCTAAGTTTCAGATTGAGTATAACGGCCCGTAAAGGATATAAGATGAGTAATTACGAACGCCGAAGGAATATCATATATGATATAGTAAATTCAAACGCAGTTGCttaaaatgtaaacaaaaggatttttGCTCTATTTCTTGTATAAAATCGAATAGTAGCAATATAGAAGTATTCGTGATGCCAGACGTTTCgtattattttatttctgtAATTTCAACGGGAAATATTTTGCCAGTCTGTTAGAATCCTTCACTGATGAACGTGGTATATCGAAAACGAATTTACTCAATTAATATTAAAATACATGTCATGAATTTAAGAatgtttccttctttcatGTGTCTGGACGGAGCGTTTTGTACATCGCATTCTTTAAAGTATTGACTTGTCGATCGAAATCAAGAATCGACTTTTGGAGACGACTGTTTCATTAAAGCCAGATAgattataaaaaagcagcaaggaaattgaagatTTGATTTCTAAGAAATAATTCAAAATCGATCCAGACTAACTACGCTTGTTCTAACAAGACATAAACATCCATGAAAACACACTTACAAGCTTTTGTTGggagaaaaacaacataatttttgtttttatgagACAATTGTATATGTATAATACTCCTGCTCATACGCGCTTGttgattcatttcattCGTGTTTTTTTCGTAACCTCCACCCCAATTCCTATTCTTGGAACGCTTTCTCTGCTTGTCTCGAAAAGCTTTTATATTCGAACCTATCCCTTTGAGAAGAccttttggcttttttcttaaatttcTTTCGAAATATTTGCTGCAGAGAGAACAGTGCCTCTTCACATCGTAAATCCATTGTGCATCTTCTAGTAAAAAGGTGGAATCATGTCTGGAAATAAATCTATCGAACAAAGGTCTTTAATTTCTGTTATTGGTGACGACGATACTGTCACAGGCTTGCTTTTGGCAGGGACAGGTCAAGTCAACGaggaaggaaagaaaaacttttatatTGTGAACCAAAGTaagaagaatgaaaataaatgcTATACATGGCATCATTACTAACGTTTTCATTGGAAGAAACTACTGATGAACAAATCGCAAGTGTGTTTGATGATTATACTACTAAGCGGTCAGACATTGCAATTGTCTTGATTAATCAAGTTGCTGCTAATCGAATTCGAGACAGAATTGACAAGTATGTTCAGGCATTCCCTGCTGTGTTAGAAATTCCTAGTAAAGACGATCCCTATGACCCCGAAAAAGATAGCATTCTTCGACGTGTTCGAAAGATTGTAGGAGAATAATTAACTTTGTATGGAAGTGATGTTTCTATTTACGatattttgctttgctaATTATCAATAAACTTTGAATTTCCTATTATTTCAAAGCCTAATTAGATTTATTAATAGTCAAGAATGAATGAAACATGAAAAGGTAAAGGTAAAGGTAAAGTAGCAAATTCACTGAGTCTTAAATATAATTCAAGCCAATGCTTAATTCAAATCGAAACTCACATTACAACCACACGATGATTTTGCACGAGGATTATTAACTAATTGAAACGAAGATCCaatcaattcttttgtataaACAATCTCAGAACCATTAATTAACGGTAATGAGATACTGTCCGAGACAATTCTAGCTTTTCCTCGAACAAACACACTAAAACAGTTAGCATCGGAGCTTCTTTAATAGAAATAATCCAAGGTAATACTAAAGGATAAGGAAATCATGAAGTCCCTAACATACctgtcttcttttcctattTGATCATCCATGTTAAAGGAAATCTGATATCCATGGCATCCACCGCCATCGACAACCACGCGTAGAGCAgtatctttttgtttttgagcTGCTACTTTTTCTAATTGTTGCTTTGCCGAGTCGCCCATGTGTATTATATATGGTTTCCCTGATTCATCATATTGTTCCTGCAGAGTATACTGATCTGCTGTTTTCGTGGAATTTTTTCGAATCGGTTGCATCCGGTATATTTTAGATTGATTTTCAGACTGAAGAATCCTTGAAGCAATGACAAATGGCCGACTTCTCGTACTACCCaactcatttttttgtaacaCGCTTGAAAAGCTTCTCGATGAGATATGATTCCGCGGTACTTGCCAAtttctaaagaaaagtttattCAAACCTCCCTTCACAGGAAAAAGCCCATAATTCTTCCTCATGAATATACTCATAAAAAATAGTGATGTTGTGAACGGATAGTTTGCCGCCTATGTCGTTGGTGGATAATGCTGTAGGGcgtcttcttctaatttgtattattttcatattttattttttttaatattaaTTAGTTGAATTGGTAAATCTATTTTCCCAAGTGTCTCTCGACAAACTTgagtattttatttatatggTCTATTCAAACTTGGGGGATTAATTGAGGAAAACCcgtaaataaagaaaatatataaaatataattagaagaaaaacttaATTTAGTTTATTAATTTGTCTGGCTAGCGATGGATCCTTTTCAATTGCTCTAGCTGAAAAGTTTAGCCCATTGAGATTTTGCTAACAAGTCGTCTTTCCAGAAACAGCTTTGGAGTGAgaataaattcaaaaaattaacaAGTAAAACGTCTTTCGGTGCCTTTAGAGCTTTTTACAGGTCTGGAGTAAGCTTTTACTCAAAGCTAGTTTGTCCTTTTCCAGATAGAATAAAGAACTACCAAATCTCTTAGCTTAAGAAAGAACATTGCCAACAGAATTATTCGGTTTCCCTGCTCtatctttatttgtttcatcaTGTTGGGTTTCCTGTTTTGGCTCCAATAATTTCCATTacaaaatccatttttaaatttaattaatAAACTAAAATCTGACATTAATTACAGTAATAAAGATTTAGACTTCAATTTAGAGAACCAAAGGGCAAGTCTTCGATTTCTGAGCTCGATCTCTTCCCCTAGAGCACTTTCCTTAAACATCCTATACCTTCCTCCAACGCTGAACATCCTTTTCAACGCTGGCTAGCAGctatagaagaagaatatgGATGAATTAAAACAAGCGATTGTTCCCACTTATATTCAGTCGCTTGGTTTAGAAGGAAGTTTGGAGTTATGGGTTCCTGCTCATGAAGATGATTCCATCAATGAAGTAGAAGCCGAAGAACAGAATTTTGACTGTGAGTCGATTCTAAAAGGAGAAttgattgcttttgatAGTGGCGTATTTACTCGAAAAACCAATTTGTTCCCTCGCTGTGTTCATTGgaatgttttcaaaaatcaaacCTTAGTTTTAAGTGAGGTATCTCTCAAAAAAGATTCTACCAGCATACCGTCTTTTAATATTAGGATTCACTTTCCTTCCCAATTGCTAAAAAACTGCGTAACCTTTGGAtttgatgatgaaaaagacgAGTTGAGCCTTTTCGTAATCACGTCTACTAGAGTATTGTATTCTATTCAACTAAAGCCAGAGTGGTTTTTATCTTCCAATCCTACTGTTGATGAAGGTTGGTGCACCTGTTATCGCCCTCCATCCTTTCTAACTAAGAGTCCATCTCATGCAACTGGTGTCGATCGTTCCTCATTGTTTGTCACATTTATCTCGGGGGGACTCGTCAAGTTAAACAAATCACTCAACAATGACCAAATCCGAGAAGAACATTATCATGATTCTAGGTACATGGCATCTATCCGGCATTATCTTACTCTCCAGGCGTTCAAAGATGAATATCGTCCGCCTAACAGCATCGTTTCTATGGCTTATAACCATCGCTACCATTACCTACTAACTTTGAGTATGGATCATACGCTAAAAATCTGGAATTCTTTAAATGGTGTTTTGTTGGAAAACATATCCTTCGAACCCCTTCCTGTGCAAAATTCAAATGCACTTTCTTATTTATCTATAGATAGTTCCACGCAGTCTTATGTTTCTGTATATCATCCCAATGATACTCATGGatacttttctctttacAAGTTTGAGCTTGATCAAGATGATGGTTCATTTCTCAATTTATCTCCAATTGTGACGAAAATTACTCCTCCGAATTTACCGGATGATGAGTATTTGCCTTGGACTTTATTAAAAACAAGTCTTATTTGTTTGGATGAAGACAATAAACACTtcagtttgtttttagCCTGGAAAAGTAATCTTCATGCTGTCGTGCAACGTGCTGAAATCGTTCCCAACATAGACCAAACTGCAAAGGTCTTGTGGAAGACcacgaagaaaaatacgGTTACTAACTTTGATAAATTTTCGTTTGATATCCCGACCACTATTTCTTTCGGTGATGTGTCTGAAATATGGATTGATaatttattgaagaataaatatatatctCCCGAATCATTGCAGTTAGCTTTCTTGTGTTATCAAAAAGTTAATCCTTATACTTCAAAGTCAAAGATGGATTCTTTGCTTAGTGCGTCCATTAATGAACTcatgaaagaaattaccACAATGATTATTGGTTCTGTGCCTGTTCAGCCTGAGTTTGGCTCTTCATCATTTGATTACCCTGCATATCGTCAAACTCTTTACAATGAATGGGAGCGGTTCGCAAAATTGACGTTGTATCTGGATAGCTTTGGCAACGAATTGTTGAATATTGAAGTAGACTCAAATTCGAAAAACACGTACGTTTGCTATGCAAGCAAGATTGGTGTCTTGCGACAGCCTGTTAATATTGAATACCTGGACGGTGATTTAATAAGTAATATGCTACAGCTCCCTGAAATGAAGGCTCCTGATTTGGTATCAGGTTACCAGCTATTAGATCTTGCTTGCAGTTTGCTGAACTGCTTACCATCTGCTATACTTCTGGAAATACGATTTTCTCTTCAAGAACTGGTCAAAAACCCTGCCTCTTATTCAGTATTCGATACATTATGGATATTCTTTGATAAATACATTTATCCAAATGTAAACCCGGATCACTTAAAATCCCTGGCCGAAAGCTTTGCTTCCCGCGATAATCCAATAGCTGACATAAAATCTCTCCTTGATTATTTAAAAGGCTTTCCAGAGCGTTCAGTTCGATTTAGTTATACccctttcttttcgttggCGTTATCAAACACACTTATTACAGTCCTTGGGAGCTTGCAAACCTCCCTTGAAGCCTTaatcttccttctttcaacTGCTTCCAGCCAACAGGATGTACAATTGGAACAAAAGGTAATTGGCTCCGATGAAATATTTTTAGACTTGCTTGATaaatggaaaaaggtaAGCTTTTTCG contains:
- the csn1 gene encoding COP9/signalosome complex subunit Csn1, which translates into the protein MDTADLEKYLNQYGVWPGIFRALFIARSHEAFRSFCSQYAINKLKANTYNLELYKSAFSEFTNDVGEEQYDLSWIDSVTYHRKQNLDHLTKELKSYKNNLIRESIRSAQLDLASFFTDLGQFESALRAYAKVREYCTNAGQIAHLSLDLMRVSIWMENYSHVLAFGSRAKSTLSAAMEIKSTVYAYCGLAHMCLGDYKSALDHFLHVAPDFSDILLTKTDVSTYTSICALVCWDHKELLQQLNEDEIFNALSDLNPTLRKCMHFMSQRKYSSLFNTLQASFPEYALDMYLAPHLLTFLSLIRERSLIDYLFPYSAIPMKKIASDFQVDLPFIEDFLLQMVETQKIDAKLDCLNKCVYMESSLEGERFQEIQDIVENTHIYSKAIHLQTTNTFNKSMDDESSTHT
- the pfd5 gene encoding prefoldin subunit Pfd5 gives rise to the protein MAEGSKSVNLGTLSLEQLTEVIKQLNTELEYLSSSYAQLGRAHVKFLGCLNSIKETVKAENEERDMLVPLTTSLYVPGKLKLGNGKVLIDIGTGYFVEKSAPDAIEYYQRKCEYLQNSVESISGAVEAKSSQIRAVQSVMQQKATDQNTKSAPASA
- a CDS encoding Rab GAP, whose amino-acid sequence is MSSIASIIKTKLQLPDSSKDLAKLRWRFRLPDSQFSINSLPCEIQFIHYNNAEETSSLLGILYLFTDYIAFRGDEEGTQFCMPYTIIRKVSKVKSDDFEQLLSVSTSNGYEFRISLQVSESTALRFCGLLKEELISHKVNMHKASEFTKQFFSEQLISPNVAEGNQSYGFGCKYGYPTDPRASRERAKLRMWKEYFLLYGTSLSLIRVSLFSKLVRIELPNKLRGEIWELTSGSLYLRLQNENEYEHILHAHSGQTSFSLEEIEKDLGRSLPEYPAYQNDEGIDALRNVLVAFSWKNQDVGYCQAMNIVAAALLIHCNEAQAFYLMHKICEDYIPGYYSKTMYGTLIDQQVYETLVQRLMPNLHAHFVNKDIQLSIISLPWFLSLFFCTMPLPYAFRLMDFFFLEGPRVLFQIGMAVLYDNESEILKATEETMLISLLKKYFSSLSDRVYKDATDKRVAAITKFQLLLVTAFKKFGNITHPMIESERKRHFNKVINSIESFAKRTQIRSIQNYGSLTRDDLSNIYDRYHEILSTKHEFELGTSVDTKLEFDEFCVFMGGVTDWSKNLDATAINGSSSFLRHLFLRFDRSRVGSLSLQDLVSGIAELKVRDVMRNISFIFELYDSDSDGFMDKSDVLKVSEAILWITRYMGDECLSAVSEFIQRCFHFADEAGPEHQEEEKLVDVDESLPSGGLASERNVSANSDIRVSLPTFRMVILSNVLLEQLFSGGLADSVVLPPVEEKTSTVGGLRGLLDSLVLDTNRWSETFRGHKHAAAIPSSDNATSTGQKLYMTSDDTSNFEKVKSHTSDIDEDVGEPVEDDKDLLQFDPYKKTEA
- the mge1 gene encoding mitochondrial [2Fe-2S] cluster assembly and protein import chaperone Mge1; this translates as MYGMRRLCRPTVMRAAFPVRASLNHPRAFWFSSEAKKDETGEKAAETAPKPEENAQLKEIQEKYEAKSKEIAELKDNVRHKLADARNMENRVKRDMEQTRAFAIQKLLKDLLDSVDNLERALSIVPAEKRKDRDSNKDLVDLYDGLVMTESNMIKMLQKHGVVRYDGIGEQFDPNIHEAVFQIPIEGKDANTIFHCESKGYTLNGRVVRPAKVGIVKGEDN
- the vma7 gene encoding V-type ATPase V1 subunit F, which gives rise to MSGNKSIEQRSLISVIGDDDTVTGLLLAGTGQVNEEGKKNFYIVNQKTTDEQIASVFDDYTTKRSDIAIVLINQVAANRIRDRIDKYVQAFPAVLEIPSKDDPYDPEKDSILRRVRKIVGE
- the isa2 gene encoding mitochondrial [4Fe-4S] cluster assembly and transfer protein Isa2, giving the protein MSIFMRKNYGLFPVKGGLNKLFFRNWQVPRNHISSRSFSSVLQKNELGSTRSRPFVIASRILQSENQSKIYRMQPIRKNSTKTADQYTLQEQYDESGKPYIIHMGDSAKQQLEKVAAQKQKDTALRVVVDGGGCHGYQISFNMDDQIGKEDSVFVRGKARIVSDSISLPLINGSEIVYTKELIGSSFQLVNNPRAKSSCGCNVSFDLN